From Desulfuromonadales bacterium, one genomic window encodes:
- a CDS encoding rubrerythrin family protein, which produces MSDLRSSKTEKNLQEAFAGESQANRKYLAFAKKAETEGHPQVAKLFRAAAEAETVHAHAHLRALAGIGSTEANLREAIGGETHEFTEMYPQMIREATSEGFDVALRSFTFANAVEKVHADLYRKALESLGKNEAVDYYVCQVCGNTIEGAPQGPCEVCGAAQTAFRKVD; this is translated from the coding sequence ATGTCCGATTTGCGCAGCAGCAAGACCGAAAAAAACCTTCAGGAGGCCTTCGCCGGGGAATCCCAGGCCAACCGCAAATATCTCGCTTTCGCCAAAAAGGCCGAGACCGAAGGGCATCCGCAGGTCGCCAAGCTCTTCCGGGCGGCGGCCGAGGCGGAGACGGTGCACGCCCACGCCCACCTGCGGGCGCTCGCAGGCATCGGCTCCACCGAGGCCAACCTGCGCGAGGCGATCGGCGGCGAGACCCACGAGTTTACCGAGATGTATCCGCAGATGATCCGGGAGGCGACCAGCGAAGGGTTTGACGTCGCCCTGCGCAGTTTTACCTTCGCCAACGCCGTGGAAAAGGTGCATGCGGATCTTTACCGCAAGGCCCTCGAGAGCCTCGGAAAAAACGAGGCGGTTGATTACTACGTCTGCCAGGTCTGCGGCAATACCATCGAGGGGGCACCCCAGGGGCCCTGCGAGGTCTGCGGCGCCGCCCAGACAGCCTTTCGGAAAGTCGACTGA